Proteins encoded by one window of Candidatus Nezhaarchaeota archaeon:
- the uppS gene encoding polyprenyl diphosphate synthase, whose protein sequence is MLEKLLKLAGIYWLYTKWLENAVKNKPLPQHVGIILDGNRRWAKSRKADLEEGYKIGAKKVEELLNWCLKLGIKTLTLYAFSIENFKRRPEEVRAVMKVIEETLMKVQNDERLHKYRVKVKALGRLWLLPQSIQMLLKNLEDTTANYSDYYLNVAIAYGGRAEIVDAVRRISSLIVKGELRPDDINEELLERFLYTSHLPNPHPDLIIRTSGEERLSGFLLWQSAYSELCFLDVYWPEFRYIDLLRAIRTYQRRQRRFGV, encoded by the coding sequence TTGCTCGAGAAACTATTGAAATTAGCCGGTATATACTGGTTGTACACCAAGTGGCTTGAGAATGCCGTGAAGAATAAGCCTTTACCACAGCACGTAGGCATCATACTTGATGGTAATAGGCGTTGGGCTAAGAGTAGGAAAGCAGATCTGGAAGAAGGTTACAAAATTGGTGCTAAGAAAGTAGAGGAACTTTTGAATTGGTGTCTTAAACTAGGAATCAAGACGCTTACGCTGTACGCATTCTCCATCGAGAACTTTAAAAGGAGGCCTGAAGAGGTAAGGGCAGTAATGAAGGTCATAGAGGAAACGTTAATGAAAGTCCAGAATGATGAGAGGCTACATAAGTATCGAGTTAAAGTTAAAGCTCTGGGTAGGCTATGGCTCTTACCACAAAGCATTCAGATGCTTCTAAAGAATCTCGAAGATACTACAGCTAACTACTCGGACTATTATCTTAACGTGGCCATAGCTTACGGAGGTAGGGCTGAGATTGTGGACGCTGTAAGGAGGATATCGAGTCTTATAGTTAAAGGCGAACTTAGGCCTGACGATATAAACGAAGAGTTACTGGAGAGGTTCTTATACACGTCTCATCTTCCCAACCCTCATCCCGACCTCATTATAAGGACGTCAGGTGAAGAGAGACTTAGTGGCTTCTTGCTATGGCAGTCAGCGTACAGTGAACTCTGCTTCTTGGATGTCTATTGGCCAGAGTTTAGGTACATAGACCTTCTTAGGGCTATTAGAACATATCAGAGAAGGCAGAGAAGGTTTGGAGTTTAG
- a CDS encoding Trm112 family protein, with translation MGGKLKLRLMDLLACPMCKKFPLRLIIFNVESRERPQSVPSKCPLYCALKGGWVKDVNPSDDDCLHCFSREVIEGLIICDNCYRWYPIIDEIPHMLPDDQRLMDPEEELEFMRKWLERFPREVLEKGKPFNEASLKEGVVKRSKRK, from the coding sequence ATGGGAGGTAAATTGAAGCTTAGATTAATGGACTTATTAGCCTGCCCAATGTGCAAGAAGTTTCCATTGCGGCTTATTATCTTCAACGTTGAGAGTAGAGAAAGGCCGCAAAGCGTGCCCTCAAAATGTCCACTATATTGTGCCTTAAAGGGTGGTTGGGTTAAGGATGTAAACCCATCAGATGATGATTGTTTGCACTGTTTTTCAAGGGAGGTAATCGAGGGCCTGATTATATGTGATAACTGTTACAGGTGGTACCCTATAATCGACGAGATACCCCACATGCTGCCGGATGATCAGCGCCTCATGGATCCAGAAGAGGAGCTTGAGTTCATGAGAAAGTGGTTGGAGAGATTCCCCAGAGAGGTTCTTGAGAAGGGTAAGCCCTTTAACGAAGCAAGCTTAAAAGAGGGAGTAGTAAAGAGGAGCAAAAGGAAGTAA
- a CDS encoding putative sugar nucleotidyl transferase, with amino-acid sequence MEIATLCVFEDECYMNFLPLTYTKAVYELVCGSKTLLQRAVEILKPQKVVLIARDYLKDKIAERTGFTVNEGDVEGDTLIINGRLMLDSETLGVLERLKRGEAIINEESLLVAKLGEGVARGVITNRIFEPRLFRALADVTKAELKSIKYLWDIIKLTPIMLNEISSLGAPYSGSEIKVIGDPKMLRVLGDLQVDGPVIADVRRGPICVEGKCKIEGFTWIEGPTYIGRDCIIRGAYIRSGCYIGRTCRIGVGSELEETIIEGFTNKQHLGLIARSYIGEWVNIGAGTNNSDLKNTYGSVRVTIGDSKIDTGMLKLGCFISDHVKTSIGTQIYTGKTIGPFSHVHGFIFEDVPPFTIWAKSFGVEPVELTLESAIETQKRMYERRGIRQTEADVKLVKMLFELTTKERIKRGVKKAPFTLA; translated from the coding sequence ATGGAGATAGCAACGCTCTGTGTCTTCGAAGATGAATGCTACATGAACTTCCTCCCGCTGACCTACACTAAGGCAGTGTACGAACTTGTATGCGGCTCAAAAACTCTTCTCCAGAGGGCTGTAGAGATCCTCAAACCCCAAAAGGTTGTACTCATCGCACGAGATTACCTTAAGGATAAGATAGCAGAGAGGACAGGTTTCACTGTTAATGAGGGTGATGTAGAGGGAGATACACTAATAATCAACGGTAGATTGATGCTCGACTCCGAAACCTTGGGAGTATTGGAGAGGTTAAAGAGAGGAGAAGCCATAATTAACGAGGAGTCTCTGCTAGTAGCGAAACTTGGAGAGGGTGTAGCCCGTGGTGTCATAACAAATAGAATCTTTGAACCAAGACTATTTAGGGCTTTGGCGGACGTGACAAAGGCTGAGCTTAAAAGTATTAAGTATTTATGGGACATCATAAAGTTAACACCCATAATGTTGAATGAGATATCTTCATTGGGGGCGCCTTATAGCGGGAGCGAGATAAAGGTCATCGGGGATCCTAAGATGTTAAGAGTGCTAGGCGACCTACAGGTTGATGGGCCAGTAATAGCAGATGTTAGGAGGGGCCCCATATGCGTGGAGGGGAAATGTAAGATAGAAGGTTTCACATGGATAGAAGGGCCAACATACATAGGTAGGGATTGCATAATTAGGGGGGCCTACATAAGGTCAGGATGTTACATAGGGAGGACGTGTAGAATAGGTGTTGGAAGCGAACTTGAAGAAACGATAATCGAAGGCTTCACAAACAAGCAGCACCTAGGATTGATAGCTCGCTCATATATTGGGGAATGGGTCAACATAGGTGCTGGAACTAATAACTCAGACTTAAAAAATACGTATGGAAGCGTGAGGGTAACCATTGGCGACTCAAAGATTGATACGGGCATGCTGAAGCTTGGTTGCTTCATTAGCGACCACGTAAAGACGAGTATAGGCACCCAAATATATACTGGCAAAACGATAGGTCCGTTCTCTCATGTCCATGGCTTCATATTCGAGGATGTGCCACCATTCACGATATGGGCCAAGAGCTTCGGTGTGGAGCCTGTTGAGCTCACATTAGAATCAGCAATTGAAACTCAGAAGAGAATGTATGAAAGGAGGGGGATTAGACAGACTGAAGCAGATGTAAAGCTCGTGAAGATGCTCTTTGAGCTGACAACTAAAGAAAGAATTAAACGGGGGGTTAAGAAGGCCCCCTTCACCTTAGCCTAG